Part of the Macrobrachium rosenbergii isolate ZJJX-2024 chromosome 2, ASM4041242v1, whole genome shotgun sequence genome is shown below.
TGTCTTTCATCAAAAATCAGTTATAACTACATGTACAGTTTGAGAATTAGTACTAAACaagctttaattttttctaataacaggTCAGGTTTAGATAATTTAGATTTCTGCTCTTTATGAAGCAGTGGGATTTCTAATGGTATTGTTTCTCTTTAGGTTTGATGGGAAATCTTTTATGTAGGTTTAGGTTGGGTTTCTTGTGCATTTTTCTATCTTGTTATTTTTTGATGCTGAACTGTGTTTGATATTATTGTACTTTTTCGTCTTCGGTTACCCAAAATCCAAAGCATACCCTTTAAATTGGTAACTGAATTTGTGTATTAGACAGTTAGTGTATTACTCAGCTAATAGGTCTACTCCTTGGAGGGAGAAATTAGTCTATTACTACAGTATATAGTTTAACCAGAAAACTTGGGTAAAATTCTGAACTCTCATGGGGCTGGCTAGACAGAAGGAAAATCTCTTTGATTGGATGATTTGGCCTATATGACAACCTGAGGACTTTTCAGTGCCATGTCTCATATGGCTTTACATAGATAACAGCAACTTGGACCTCTATTTAATACTCAGCGTTTTGTTTGCTCAAAAACCAATGAACTCAGTCAAAAATTCTGAAGTTGTGTAAATTCATTCCAAACCAATTTAAGTACTAAATATTAATCAAAGTTTCAGAAAATTTCTCTTCAGGTTCCACAAATGTGTAGACTTCTTTTACAAGggggaaaaatacttttatttcagtCAGTTAGTCAACTGTCAGCTTGTAGCACTTTATAAAATAGCCTATGTGTAAGatctaaaaaaatcttttgttatatAGAATATGCGTAAGATCTGACAAATCTATTGGATCATAGTAGGattatagtatatactgtatgatcTTTGTAGTCTGCTTTACTTGATGCCAAAACCTGTATAATGTCCTTTAGAGAAAAATAGATTATATCCATGAGATACTCTGTCTAGTTTTAACTGCTTTTCTTAATCGCAACATCATTATGAAAAGAAGTCTGCTGTTAGATCTGGCTACAGGGTGAATGCAGGAGACAGGCTATATAGGCTAggtattttacttttcttaccTGGTAATATTATTCCTGTGGAAGAGGTGTTTGTTCCTTTAATCCCTTCTCACATaagtagatttttctttttggggAAGGCGATGGTTTTTGCCATACACAAGTGCTTAATTTAAAAGAGTATTTATGCAAATACAAACTCCTCTTTAGTTTTAcatcatttcctttataattttgttaaatatgcATTAGTCTGAGAGTAAATCCCCAAACAGGAGGAAGTGGTGTGCTCCACTTGAGGAAAATCTTTCGCCCCTCTGAAGTAATAGCTTTAGTAAGACAGTGGGTCGcatctttcaaataaaattcgCTGTAGTATACACTACTGTACTTCCATTGCCATTGTGACCTTTTTGTTGAAAGGTAAGCGGTCCAATCATATCAGTTTGGCTGTATGATAAAATTGGATTACAGTATAAGataatgtaaattatgtaaattaatgtACATTATAAGATAATGTAAATGTGTGAATCAGAAATATCAAGTCACCTTATTCTTCTTTTAAGCTGAAAAAGGTTTACTATattactgacattttatttttatagttatcatCTCTTAACAATGAAGACATAAACCCAGTACTGCAATCTTTGACAGTTAAGACAGGAGACACATCTGTTATAATCTTTTCATACCTCAAAATACGATTGTGAAATAGCCCACTTGGAACTCCAGTCATGCTTAAATTTTATgttacaatttcttttcttttttaggaaTTTATTGACAAAGTTGATGTGAACTGTCGCCATCCTTATGGCTGGACTGCCCTGCATGCTGCTGCAATAAATGGTCGGACTGCAGCAGTAAAATTTTTGCTTGAGAATGGTGCAGATCCAAACCTGCCTGATGATTTCTCCAACATTTTTCAGGTGAGATGAAATTATATTTGGTTACATAAAAATGTTACAGCTAAATTCCTAGAATActccaaaattaatataaaaaaatagtggtGACATTGTTAGGAATTTAGTCGTAAGTGTTGCTTTtgcaattgttttgttttttgacattttttagcACTTTTAGAAGGTAGTCATAGTTGTGTAAGATACCAAATTACAGTAGTGATTGATAtagaattttatctaaaatttacttATTCATATGGGGATACAAACCATTTGGATGAGTAGCgtgcaacttttttattttttattttatttttgttgcatattttttgttttgttttttgttttgtctgtggcGGATGGATTGAAACCAAAAAATCATGGCATATTGAAAGCCTTTGTGAAATTGTGAATGACTTCAAAGGCTTCCTTGGGattgatgagaaaaaaaaaaaattttctgtatgtTGTAAGAGAAGTCAGTAGAGAATGAGTTTTATGGTagatgaagaaatggaagaacATATGGCAAAGTAATAAAGATGTTTTGTTAAATAGctgttctattttttctttggaagagaatgaagaatagccaccatatatttttctttttatacattacaataatactgtatattcttctttctatattttgttttatgtatacaaGTTAATtaggttgtaatatatatatatatatatatatatatatatatatatatatatatatatatatatatataatatatatatatatatatataaatgggtgaaATTACATTTCAACAGAAAGCATGCATGTCATTTACTATTGATTCTTATGAAAGTAATTGAAATTAAGTGCTGTATGTCAGTAtttcttttctgaatatttttgacATCTGTGTATTGTAATAGAGAGTTTAAATGTTGTAGTAAAGACCTTATGCAATACTGGAGACTATATCTCTGGATGTTTGAAGTGTTACATTATTAAGCTAGTAGCAGTGTgccatttaaattttgaatatgaTTAATACTGTTTACTTCATTTCTTAATCTTGTAGGTTGCAAGAGAGAACAGAACCTCTCCAATAAGTGTGGAGGTGATACGTGAATCAGAGTTCAGCACCTTACTTAATCACAATCAAATGTTCCGTGGATGCACCTCACTGCACTATGCTGTACTTGCTGATAGCCAGGAGTGCGTACGCCACTTGTTAGATGCAGGAGGGAACCCTATGCTGGAAAATGAGTATCGATTCAAGCCAGAAGACTATGCGAAAGATATCGGTATGAGAAAGATGATGCAGAGACATTCTGAGCTTTATAAGAGtaagcagaaacaaactgagatggaggaaaggagaaaattcCCTCTTGAACAGAGGATAAAGCAGAGAATAGTAGGCCAGGAAGGAGCCATAGCCACTGTATGTGGTGCTATACGCCGAAAGGAAAACGGCTGGTATGATGAGGAGCATCCcttggttttcttgtttttagggTCATCTGGAATTGGCAAAACTGAACTTGCTAAACAAATTGCGCAGTACTTGCATAAAGGGAAGGATGCTGCGTTTATTCGTATGGACATGTCGGAGTATCAGCAAAAGCATGAAGTTGCCAAGTTCATTGGGTCACCGCCTGGTTACATTGGGCATGATGAAGGGGGCCAGCTgacaaaaaagttaaaagcatTCCCCAGTGCTGTAGTTTTATTTGATGAAGTAGAGAAAGCACATCCAGACGTTCTGACAATATTGTTGCAGTTGTTTGATGAAGGTCGGCTTACTGATGGCAAAGGCAATACTATTGAATGCAAGGTGAGCTAAACTCTTAGCAttgaaaggattattttttcccattataatTTATGTTTCACAACAAATCTGTCGTTTACATTGGCTGAAATTTGTGGTCCAGACAAATCCTAGACACAACATTACtaatttaaaagcaaaagatCATCTGCTGGCTGGCTAGCAGCTCTCGTATATGCCCCAGAATCCTTAGTTTCTGGTAAGAGCCTTAATttttgtgtgttagtgtgtgtggcTAGCTGACAATAAGCTCTGTATTCTAGACTTAGCTATTCCTATAGAGGGTATATGGGTTGGGTTTTCACCTCTTCGTTCAGCCATGTTGGATAATAATTAACTGtattaagaaaaagtattttCGTTGCCAATTGGTGAATGAGTTGTATGCAAACTGGGTTTCATTGCTCTTACCCTGCCTTTGACTTGCAGTCACCTACCATTTTTCCTTCTAAGAGTATACTTCATGAACTTGCAGATTTTAATATCATTAGCAGGATGTCAGCCTTACTACTGTGCGTCCGCTCTCTTTAGAGACTTGGGTTCCATTGCTAATCATGAGCTATTAGTCAGATCTTTTTGTCTTGTCAGCTATACCTGGGGGATTTTTCTTAAGCAGCGCAATCCTGCCATGTAAAGTGTGATTCTAATAATGTGTGTGGGGGGATTGTTCACAagttcatattttaaaatgaaagttttttcaataattatCTGTTCTTTATATCCAATGTCTTGCTTCCTAACTTGACTGACTTTTTGCGGTTGGAGGCAGATAACACAAAAAGTGAAGCTCTTTCTTGCCCGGAACCAAAAGGTTACAATGAGTATGAGTGTGCCTGTGTATGGTGCTGTTAGCTAGCTAGCAGATGATCAGATGTTAAATCTGACTTGAAACGTCTGGATATGTAAAAACCACACATATTGGCTATTGTAAATGATGCATTGAAAATGTtgatattgtttttcaaaattacttATCTCGACATTATTATGTAAAGGAGTTGTTAAAACTTGATATGTAATTGCAATGACTATTTGTAAAGACAGGATGTTCATAACGGAACACTTTAAACACAATAACCttcattttgtgtgtttttattgctAGTTTTATAAATGGTAGTCGATGACTGTAGTCccagaacatttttatttacaggatGCAATTTTTATCATGACTTCCAACCTGGCTAGTGATGAAATTGCTgagtatggcttacagctaagagAAGAAGCTGATAAAATTACCAAACAGCGATATGAAGGTCAGCCTGAAGATTTAGAGATTACAGAAACTATAACTATATCTCGTAGGTAAGGGTTTTTTGTCTTCAGTGTGATTTCAGCAGTATGGGTTTAGGGATTTAAGTGGACATGTTTGTAAGCTGTATTAACAGTTAGAGAATCTGtacaatatttgtatgtattgcaGTATGTACTCACCAAGAACAAAGCTTGTACCTGGATCTTAAGTTGTTTTACCTTAGTAGTGAGTGACAGCTTAGGCTGTCCTGACTACAAAACATGCACAAAATTAGAGGATGGTGTATCGATAGATTTGGGCTTCCTTCATTAGAGAGGTCTTAACTATTGATGACTAACTAACTTGAGTCTGATTGGTCAGTGAAGGCTGGCAATATGGTATTTGTAACTGGATAGGTTTGTGTTCTTGAAACatgataatttaattaattgtaattatgaGTAGATTtgggtttaattttcatttatttgtgacTTATCGTGTTTCAAATGAAATTCTAAAGCTACTCTGTTAAAGTTATTCCTCTGACGATTCcgttatattatacagtatttataaccaGTAAGGGAGCTGGGTCTTAAAAGTTTTCTTATAACAATCTTGATCcacaaattttataaagtctTGATCCACACATTTCATAAATCTTTCAACAGTCTTGATCCACAAATTTTATTCTTTAGTAATTagagtttttctttcaggttCAAGGAAAAGATTGTTCGTccaatattaaaaaatcattttcaacgTGATGAGTTCCTTGGGAGGATCAATGAGATTGTCTACTTCCTTCCATTCTCACGATCTGAACTTTTAAAGCTCGTAAGGATGGAGCTTGATCGTTGGGTTAAGCAGGTAAGTAGAACTGTTTCAGCATGCATATAAGCCTTCCTgttgttatgtatttttgtgttcttcaGTATGCTGGTATACCAGTGAGAAGGCCAGTCAAAattgacatacagtatatagcttAGGTTTTCCTGTGTTTGTTTCTTAAAAGGTATTTTAAGTGGTTCAGTTTAACATCATCACTGTGGCAGTCTTagttgaatttttatcacat
Proteins encoded:
- the LOC136845004 gene encoding mitochondrial disaggregase-like produces the protein MEVLTNKILKVLSRVRLARTLDRHRSRPTRRILYPHVNGENTTAFNASYSYIRTSAFACLWRFIIIGKALPFVKVAFAVPEVGLGLPAYGVKYLKSSFSLGLITAFCYDVDRKKKIEEREFLLAAMVGNVDRLKEFIDKVDVNCRHPYGWTALHAAAINGRTAAVKFLLENGADPNLPDDFSNIFQVARENRTSPISVEVIRESEFSTLLNHNQMFRGCTSLHYAVLADSQECVRHLLDAGGNPMLENEYRFKPEDYAKDIGMRKMMQRHSELYKSKQKQTEMEERRKFPLEQRIKQRIVGQEGAIATVCGAIRRKENGWYDEEHPLVFLFLGSSGIGKTELAKQIAQYLHKGKDAAFIRMDMSEYQQKHEVAKFIGSPPGYIGHDEGGQLTKKLKAFPSAVVLFDEVEKAHPDVLTILLQLFDEGRLTDGKGNTIECKDAIFIMTSNLASDEIAEYGLQLREEADKITKQRYEGQPEDLEITETITISRRFKEKIVRPILKNHFQRDEFLGRINEIVYFLPFSRSELLKLVRMELDRWVKQAHEKHNIELKWDPVILDVLADGYNVYYGARSIKHEVERRLVNQLALAYEKGHITAGCTVYVYTDIPKTEDEKAKLQDSPCPIKIRVKRKGTDKFTEVDPDEYLKQR